The uncultured Cohaesibacter sp. genomic sequence ATCCACCTGATCTTGCACTTGCAGCGTATAACGCCCATCGACAAAGATGGCGGCGGTTTCTTCAAGGATCACGGCACTACCAGCAGAGCCGGTAAAGCCGGTGAGCCATGCAAGACGCTCCGCATAAGGGGCCATGTCCTCCCCGCCGAACTCGTCTGCGCGGGACATGATGAAGCCATCAAGGCCCAGTGTCTTTAAGTGATCCCGCAAAAGGGGAATGCGAAGGCGTCCCTGTTCCGGGTTTGCCGTGTCGCTAAATTCTTGAAACATATATTTATTCCTGAGAGGGCAGGGCTTTGAGGCTTGATATTTGCTCTATGTGCGAGCAAGCATATGACCCGTTTACAGTGCCAAATTTCCGTTGGTCAGGCAAGGGCTGTGGGGGAAGCAAAATATAGGGCTTTATGATGCATAAAATTTGAATATTTGCGAAAATGGCGTAGCTCAATTTTCCGCTATGCGTATTTTGCATCTCTGTTTTGAGTTATTGGGCCTTTTTGAATGGAGGGGGATGCCCCATATTCCATCGTGTAAGGAAAATAACCAATCACCATACAGAAGAAAGGTATTTATCATGAACTTCTTTAACCGCGCTCTTGAAAAAGTTATCACGGCTCGTGAAGAGCAGGCTCAGCGTTTTGTTGACGAATATATGTCCGATCGTGGCCTCGACTCTATCATCGACATGACCAACGATCCTCGTGGCTAATCGCCGCGAGACTTTCTGGATGATCAAAGCGTAAAGACAAATTGCCGATCAGGCAGTCATCCGGAGAGACGTATGGACGGGAGGAGCAAAGCCGTCCAAAAACAAACTCCACGAAAACAAGCGGGCCTCGGCTCGCTTTTTTTATTTGTGCATGGCCTATTTGGAGCAGGCAGGTGGGCCGCTAAAGTTTCGCAAATCTGAATGACATAGCTAGTTCAATTGCTATGCATAATTGTGGTAACTGACTTGAGAAACTGTCTGTTTTTGTTTGCGTCAAAGCTTGATATATAACTTTGGTATAAGGAAGCGGTCAAAAATTTGGCCGATGATCGAAAAGGAAAAGCAAATGTCCATTCTTAGCAACGCTTTTGAACGCATGATCGCAGCTCGTCAAGCTGAAGCGCGTTCTTACCTCGCTCTCTATTCCAACGATTTTGAAGATTCTGTATCTGCTCGCGACGACAACGACAAGTAAGATCCTTGAACTTCCCTTATGGGAAGCTCAAGGGTATATCCGCATATATAAGGCATCGGGCCTATATATGCCTTGCTCTGAGGGGAATATCCGGGTGAATGCCCGGAAAGCGGCTTTCAGATGCAATAAAGCAGACTATCTGGTCGATCCTGAAGGATCTCTGCTTATCGTTCGAGGACCAGAACAAGCCAACCATCTTCTTTGACTGTTCTGATGTGCCGGAAGCCTTGCAAGCGATAGGCTGCAAGAACCCGTGCGCGCTGATGCGTCAACAGACCGGAGAGGATGACACGTCCGCCAAGTGCAAGATTGTTTGCCAGATCTGGCGCCATTTTGCACAGCGGCCCCGCCAGGATGTTGGCGACGATCAGGTCAAATGGCCCTTTTTCCTTGAAAACCGGATGGCTGAAGCCAGCGGCAACGGCCGTCGTGACAAAGGGATGCACCTCGTTGATCCGGATATTGTCCCGGGCTGTTTCAATCGAGACCGGATCAATATCTGTCGCCACGATTTCCTGCTTCAGCATCTTGGCAAGTCCGATGGCCAGAACGGCTGAGCCGGTGCCCAAGTCCAGAATGCGCAGAGGATGCGCACGGCGCAGCTCGTCGCTGAGCACTTTCAGGCAGCCTGCTGTGGTGCCGTGATGGCCGGTGCCGAAAGCCTGTCCGGCATTGATCTGAACCGGAATGCGTCCATGGGTATCCATGCCCTTGTCGTGGGACCCGTGAATGATGAAACGGCCCGCTTCTACCGGTACGAGGCCTTCAAGGCTTTTCGATACCCAGTCAACCTCGCCCAGATCCTCAACGGAGAGATCAAGAGAGATATCAAGAGCGGCAAGCTCTGAGATGGTTTTTTCCCGGGCTTCCTCGATTGCTTCTTCGGAGGGATAAAGGGAGAGGGCCCAGACGCCATTATCCTCATCAATTTCGAAATTCGAGATGGCAAAGCCGTCCTCTTCGAAGATGATTTCCAGATGCTTGGCGGCAGCCTGAATGTCTTTTGCAGAGCCTTCGGCATAAAGATAGTGGGCCATTGTTTCCTCATATAATGCTGATCTGGACCGTCGATAGACCTTCGCAACAGCAAAGGCAAGCCGGAAGGCTCAATGTTTTTCCACGAAGCCGTCGAGGACACGTTTTTGACCAGTCTGGAACTGGATCGTTAGCTTGTTGCCCTCGACGGATTTGATCTCTCCATAGCCGAATTTGAGATGGAACACACGTTCGCCAACGGAAAATTTGGAAGGGCCATCGGAAATGCTCTTTGCGACCAGTTCGCCTTCAATTGTGGTGGTGGCCCGTTTCGCCTTGGGCGTGGATGATTTACCCCTGCTGGCCTTGTTGGCCTGCGCGCGCTTCCAGCCCGGCGTGTCATAGCTATTCTCGAAGGGATCGGATGTATCAAACCGGCTCTTGCCATAGACGGAGCCGCCGACACCGGAGGCGCCATAGCCGCCATAAGTGGACTGGCTCTCTTCGATCTCTACATGCTTGGGAGGAAGCTCATCGAGGAATCGCGAAGGAATGGAATTTTGCCAGAGGCCATGAATGCGCCTATTTGAGGCGACATAGATCTTGGCCCGTTTCTTGGCGCGTGTGATGCCCACATAGGCAAGGCGGCGTTCTTCCTCCAGCCCTTTGGTGCCGGATTCATCCAGAGCGCGCTGATGGGGGAACAAGCCTTCTTCCCAACCGGGCAGGAACACCGTGTCAAACTCCAGCCCCTTGGCTGAATGCAACGTCATGATTGAAACCGCGTCGTTGGTTTCGGCAGAATCCCGATCCATGACCAGCGCGATATGCTCAAGGAAGCTGGGCAGGGAATCGAACTCCTCCATGGAGCGGACCAATTCCTTGAGGTTTTCAAGACGACCCGGAGCATCCGGTGACTTGTCCTTCTGCCACATTTCCGTATAGCCGGATTCATCAAGGATGATCTCGGCCAGCTCGGTATGCTTCATTGTGGCCAGCATGGTGCGCCAGTGATTGAACTGTCCCAAGAGGCTTTTTAGCGAATTGCGCGGTTTCGGCTTCAGCTCCTCAGAATCGACAAGCTCGGTTGCCGCTTCCATAAGCGGAATTTCCTCGGCGCGTGCCAGATTGTGGATCTGTTGGACAGTCGCATTGCCCAGACCGCGGCGCGGTGTGTTGACTATGCGTTCGAACGCCAGATCGTCGGCAGGCTGGACCATGGCGCGGAAATAGGCGAGCGCATCACGGATTTCTGCGCGTTCATAGAAGCGTGGGCCGCCGATGACGCGATAATTCAGCCCCATGGTGATGAAGCGATCTTCAAACTCGCGCATCTGGAAGGAGGCACGCACCAATATGGCCATGTCGTTGAGCTCATGCCCGTTGCGCTGGTAGGATTCGATCTGGTCGCCGATGGTGCGGGCTTCCTCTTCTGAATCCCAGATGGAAGCAACGGTGACCTTTTCGGCTTCATCATCCTTGATTTGCGGATGCAGGGTTTTGCCCAGTCGTCCGGCATTATAGGTAATGAGATGGGAGGCTGCGGCCAGAATATGGGCCGTGGATCGGTAGTTGCGCTCAAGGCGGATGACCTTGGCTCCGGGGAAATCTTCTTCAAAGCGCAGGATATTGTCCACTTCGGCGCCACGCCAGCCATAGATCGACTGGTCATCATCGCCCACGCAGCAAATATTGTGGCTCGATTGGGCCAGCAGGCGCAGCCAGAGATATTGCGCCACGTTGGTGTCCTGATACTCGTCCACCAGAATATAGCGGAATTTCTGATGATAGGTCGCCAGCACGTCCGGATTTTCGCGGAACAGGCGGATGCATTCAAGCAGCAGATCGCCAAAATCGCAGGCATTGAGAATTTTCAGGCGTTCCTGATAGGCCTTGTAAAGCGCGATGCCCTTGCCTTGTGCAAACAGAAAGGCTTCATCCTGTGGCACCTGATCGGGGGAAAGGCCTCGGTTCTTCCAGCTATCAATGAGGGTTGCCAACTGGCGCGCGGGCCAGCGCTTTTCTTCGATGGCATTGGCCTGAATAAGCTGTTTGAGCAGGCGGAGCTGATCGTCGGCATCAAGGATCGTAAAATTGGATTTGAGGCCGACAAGTTCGGCATGGCGGCGCAGGATTTTCACGCCGATAGAATGGAATGTGCCCAGCCACTGCATGCCTTCCACTGATCCGCCGATCAGAGAACCGATGCGTTCCTTCATCTCGCGGGCCGCCTTGTTGGTGAAGGTCACCGACAGGATCTGCCATGGCGTGGCCAGACGCGTGGCCAGAATATGGCCGATGCGGGTGGTCAACACGCGGGTTTTGCCAGTGCCTGCACCTGCCAGTACCAGCAGTGGGCCATCGAGACTTTCCACCGCTTCGCGCTGCTCGGGGTTGAGCCCTTCCAGATAAGGCGTGGGGCGCATGCGGGCGAGCTTGGCGCGTATGCCTTCCTGATCTTCCTCCTGCATCTCGTTGGGCGGAGAGATTGGCGATGGTGCAAAAAGATCAGACATTGAGGCTATCGGGTCCAACTGTGTTTGGTTTTGGGTGCGTGGGGCGATGATTTTGATCGGCACGCGCTTTCATGCATTGGTTCAAAGGCTACTCTTATCTAAGACCGGCTCGGATATTGCGAGAATAGCTATAGGTTTGGATTGTGTTTAATGGCCTTGCTGCTGGTTTGCAAAGGACAAAAGCGCAAGAAGGGATCCATGCATCGAATCCAAACAAGAACATTATAGCAACAAATGTGGTTTGTCAGGGGCAAATTTGCCATTATGGGCGATCTTTTCGCTCCCGGTGCCTGTCTTCGGCCCTCTTGCGCGAAGCAAGCAATTGAAATGCCATGAAGCTCTAGCGATGCTCCTCGACCTGTGTGTTGATCAATACAGCGTTGAAATAGCGAAGGGCATCGACCTGACGCGCCCAGCCCAGAATACGGCCGGGCTTTTCCGGATCAAGTACAGCAAGATTGCTGCCGCCATTGTCGTCAAATTTCTTGAGCGCCAGTTCCAGTGTGTCAAGCAGCCTGATCGGCTCCATGGTGTGGTCAAGCACTGTGTCTTCGATGGGGGTGTCTGCTGCCAGCGGGGTGTAAAAATCTGATATGGTGGTGTTTTTTACGATGTAGCGATGGGACCCTTCATGCAGGAAGATGCCGCGCATACCCAGTTGCCAATGGAAATAGGAGCGCCCGCTGAGTGCCACGGCAAGACCATTCGAGATGGAAACCGTCACCAACAGAGCAATTGAAAGGGCATAGCCGCCGGTCAGTTCGAAGACGATCATGGTTGTCGATATGGGGGCTCCAAGCATGGCGGAGGCAACCGCTCCCATACCCAGCAGTGCGTAAAGGCCATGGGTTGAGGCGATTTCTGGCAGCAAGGGTTGGGCTATGAGGCCGAAAGTGCCTCCTACCATGGCTCCGATATAGAGGGACGGCGAGAAAATACCACCGCCAAAGCGGGATGCCAGCGTGATGGACGTTGCCAATGCCTTGGCGGCAATAAGCGAGAGCAGCATCGTCAGGGGAAGTTGCTGCTTGAGTGCAAGGTCTGTCGCCTCATAGCCAACGCCGAGCACCTCCGGGTAGGCCAGAGCAATGAGACCGACAAGAAAACCGCCGATGATCGGGCGATAGATAAGAGGCATTTTGATGTGGCGTGCAATCCAGTCTGTTCCGAGCAGCGAGGTTTGGAACAAGACAGCAACGATGGCGCAGACGATACCCAAGAGGGCAAAGGAGGGCAGCTCCCAGTAGGTGGTGATCTGGTAATCGGGGATTATGAAGGATGCGACGTCACCGAAGAAGAGGCGCGAGAAGGTGGTGCCCACTGCCGACGCCAGAGCGATGGGAACGAAGGCGGAGACCGCGTAGTGGCCCAGAATGACCTCATGGGCGAAAAGCACTCCGGCAATGGGCGCATTGAAGGAGGCCGAGACCGCGCTGGCGACCCCGCAGGCGAGCAGCACTCTTTGAGCGGCCGCCGGTATCGTGAGCTTGCGGCCAAGGGATCTGGCAAGACTGGCTCCCAGATGCACGATGGGCCCTTCGCGACCGGCGCTGGCGCCTGCGCCAAGGGATATGATGGTTACCGCCGCGCTATCCAGTGCTTGCCAGAAACGCAAGCCTCTGCCGCCTCGGGCTCGCGCCTCTATGACATCGGCCACGCCTTCTGCGCGCTTGATGGGATGGATATATTGCAAGAATGCACCAACAAAGACGCCGCCAAGCGTGGGGGCGGCGACCACAAGCCAGGGCGGGGCGGCTCGAATGGCCGAGATGATATTTTCCCCGCCGGTGCCCAGCCAGAACCACTGCACTCCCCCGATGCCGAGCCGAAACAATATGGCGGCCAGAGAAACCAGAAAGCCGATCAGGATAGAAAAAAACCAAAGTTTGGGCTGCTGTGTCGATAGATATATCGACCAGTTCGGTTCTATCCAGCTTCGTATCAGTTTGATCGGGTTCGTCCGGATCATGATCGGCAAACTCTCATCACTGAGCCGCTTTGAAAGGTGAGGAACCCAATTGCCGGTTTTTCACCCAGTCTCCACTGCAAAGCTTTGAAACTTTTGCCGCAAAGGTCAAGCCGAACCTTCGGCAGGATAAGGGGGAGCGCAAAAAGCCGCCCTGAAAGGCGGCTTTTGGGATTTTCTGCCTGATGTGCGCGCTTTTGAGGCGCTTGCTGGCGCTAGCTCTTTGCTGAAGGCGGAGATTGTTCCGAATCGCGATGGCGGGCAAAATCGTAGAATTTTCCCGATTGCAGGTGATAGACACCTTCCTTGCAGAAGACCTTGGAGGCGGCATTGGCGATGATGGCGCAAGCCATGAGCGGCAGCATCATCTGGTGGTTATCGGTCATTTCCATGACGATGACGAATGAGGTGATGGGGGCCTGCACAACGCCGGTGAAGTAGGACACCATGCCCAAAAGCACGATGGCCCCGACGGGAACCTTGGGGAAGAAGCCTGCAAGGTCTGCCCCAAGACCGGCCCCAACCGAAAGGGATGGGGAGAAAATGCCACCCGGCAGGCCGCTGATCGATGAGGCAATGGTCGCCAGCAGTTTGAGCGGTGCATATTCAAGGCGCAAATCCGCTTCGCTATGCAGGACATCCCGTGCCGCTTCATAGCCCGAGCCGTTGACGGCCCCATCCGTGTAAAGACCGGCAAGCGCAACCAAAAGGCCGCACAGGATGGCAAAAGGAACCGGATGGGCCTTGATTATTCTGCCAACGGTGCCGGGCAGGCCATAGGTAAACAGCACCAGAATCTTGGAGAAGAAACCACCGGCCAGTCCACCAATTACGCCAACGATGGGCACTGCAATCCAGCCCCAGCCGAATTGCAAAAGGTCGTGGGAGGTGCCGAAATAGGTGTAGTTGCCGAAAACCGCCATCGAGGTAAGACCGGCGAGAATGACTGTACCCAGAATCATACCACTGGTGCGCATCTCGAAAGAGCGGCTCATTTCCTCAATGGCAAAGACGATTCCTGCCAGAGGAGTATTGAACGCACCGGCGATACCAGCCGCTGCACCGGCAAGGATAAGGCCGACCTGTCGTTTGGGGGCGATGCGCCCTGTAAGGAACATGACCGCGGCGCCAACCTGTACGGTGGGGCCCTCGCGACCGGTCGAGGCACCGATCATCAGGCCGAGCAATGTCATGATGACCTTGCCCACTGCCGAGCGGATGCCGACGAGGCGCGCGCGGCTTGTGGGGCGTTTGAGGCGACGGGCTGCAATGGCCTGCGGAATACCCGAGCCTTGCGTGCCGGGGAAATAGCGGTTGGTGGCCCAGACGATGACGCCAAATCCGAGCGGGGTTACGAAAAGGCCCGCATAAGGATAGGCTTTGATAAGCTGACGATACAGACCCTGGCTGGCATCGGCGCCCATGGCCAAGACCACTGCGGCGAGGCCAACCATAATACCGCCCAATCCGAAAATGATCCGTCTTTGCCAGATCATGCGTTGGGCTCTGACACGCTTGCCATGCGGAAGATGCAGGTGAAATCGGTTATTCATGGTTCTTGGCTGGCTTTTTGGTTCTGCTCGTGGAAATGAGTGTCTGAAATGCGAAAAGAAGCGAATTTTCATTCCGATTTTGCCTCTTGCAAAGCAAAAACCGGCTTCAAGGGTCCAACAATAGCAAAGGGCACAAGTGGGTCAACCGAGAGTGACCACGTATCACTTGAGCTTTCGTCGCGTATTCGAAGGATTATGAGCGCTGATCAACGCATAAAGACTCCAGCGAAAATAAAATTTTCGCTGGAATACCAATCTCATAACATTCGTGAAAAGGGGGCAGAAGAGCGGAATCGAAAGAGGAGCTATGCATAGGGTGATTGGGCCGGATTTCAAGTCACGATCCGATACAATTCTTGAAAATTCTCAAGATCATTGTCGCACAGCAGTTGCGGTTGCCCTTGGAAGGTGCGGTCTGGCTGTGTGAATTCATGGGCCCGGTCTGGCAATTTATGCGTGAGTGTGCGTTATTGAGGCAAAAAGACTAAAGCAACCGATCCGGAGTATCTCATGCCTTCTGCCGTTCAACCCCATTTCAAGCATCCCAAAAATGAGGAGGCCATCCGTCTGGTCTGTTCGCATCTTGCAGAGCAGTTTGGCGAACGGTTCACGATGGGGAAAGCCCTGCGTGAG encodes the following:
- a CDS encoding 50S ribosomal protein L11 methyltransferase; the encoded protein is MAHYLYAEGSAKDIQAAAKHLEIIFEEDGFAISNFEIDEDNGVWALSLYPSEEAIEEAREKTISELAALDISLDLSVEDLGEVDWVSKSLEGLVPVEAGRFIIHGSHDKGMDTHGRIPVQINAGQAFGTGHHGTTAGCLKVLSDELRRAHPLRILDLGTGSAVLAIGLAKMLKQEIVATDIDPVSIETARDNIRINEVHPFVTTAVAAGFSHPVFKEKGPFDLIVANILAGPLCKMAPDLANNLALGGRVILSGLLTHQRARVLAAYRLQGFRHIRTVKEDGWLVLVLER
- a CDS encoding UvrD-helicase domain-containing protein, producing the protein MQEEDQEGIRAKLARMRPTPYLEGLNPEQREAVESLDGPLLVLAGAGTGKTRVLTTRIGHILATRLATPWQILSVTFTNKAAREMKERIGSLIGGSVEGMQWLGTFHSIGVKILRRHAELVGLKSNFTILDADDQLRLLKQLIQANAIEEKRWPARQLATLIDSWKNRGLSPDQVPQDEAFLFAQGKGIALYKAYQERLKILNACDFGDLLLECIRLFRENPDVLATYHQKFRYILVDEYQDTNVAQYLWLRLLAQSSHNICCVGDDDQSIYGWRGAEVDNILRFEEDFPGAKVIRLERNYRSTAHILAAASHLITYNAGRLGKTLHPQIKDDEAEKVTVASIWDSEEEARTIGDQIESYQRNGHELNDMAILVRASFQMREFEDRFITMGLNYRVIGGPRFYERAEIRDALAYFRAMVQPADDLAFERIVNTPRRGLGNATVQQIHNLARAEEIPLMEAATELVDSEELKPKPRNSLKSLLGQFNHWRTMLATMKHTELAEIILDESGYTEMWQKDKSPDAPGRLENLKELVRSMEEFDSLPSFLEHIALVMDRDSAETNDAVSIMTLHSAKGLEFDTVFLPGWEEGLFPHQRALDESGTKGLEEERRLAYVGITRAKKRAKIYVASNRRIHGLWQNSIPSRFLDELPPKHVEIEESQSTYGGYGASGVGGSVYGKSRFDTSDPFENSYDTPGWKRAQANKASRGKSSTPKAKRATTTIEGELVAKSISDGPSKFSVGERVFHLKFGYGEIKSVEGNKLTIQFQTGQKRVLDGFVEKH
- a CDS encoding chloride channel protein, which gives rise to MIRTNPIKLIRSWIEPNWSIYLSTQQPKLWFFSILIGFLVSLAAILFRLGIGGVQWFWLGTGGENIISAIRAAPPWLVVAAPTLGGVFVGAFLQYIHPIKRAEGVADVIEARARGGRGLRFWQALDSAAVTIISLGAGASAGREGPIVHLGASLARSLGRKLTIPAAAQRVLLACGVASAVSASFNAPIAGVLFAHEVILGHYAVSAFVPIALASAVGTTFSRLFFGDVASFIIPDYQITTYWELPSFALLGIVCAIVAVLFQTSLLGTDWIARHIKMPLIYRPIIGGFLVGLIALAYPEVLGVGYEATDLALKQQLPLTMLLSLIAAKALATSITLASRFGGGIFSPSLYIGAMVGGTFGLIAQPLLPEIASTHGLYALLGMGAVASAMLGAPISTTMIVFELTGGYALSIALLVTVSISNGLAVALSGRSYFHWQLGMRGIFLHEGSHRYIVKNTTISDFYTPLAADTPIEDTVLDHTMEPIRLLDTLELALKKFDDNGGSNLAVLDPEKPGRILGWARQVDALRYFNAVLINTQVEEHR
- a CDS encoding chloride channel protein, which produces MNNRFHLHLPHGKRVRAQRMIWQRRIIFGLGGIMVGLAAVVLAMGADASQGLYRQLIKAYPYAGLFVTPLGFGVIVWATNRYFPGTQGSGIPQAIAARRLKRPTSRARLVGIRSAVGKVIMTLLGLMIGASTGREGPTVQVGAAVMFLTGRIAPKRQVGLILAGAAAGIAGAFNTPLAGIVFAIEEMSRSFEMRTSGMILGTVILAGLTSMAVFGNYTYFGTSHDLLQFGWGWIAVPIVGVIGGLAGGFFSKILVLFTYGLPGTVGRIIKAHPVPFAILCGLLVALAGLYTDGAVNGSGYEAARDVLHSEADLRLEYAPLKLLATIASSISGLPGGIFSPSLSVGAGLGADLAGFFPKVPVGAIVLLGMVSYFTGVVQAPITSFVIVMEMTDNHQMMLPLMACAIIANAASKVFCKEGVYHLQSGKFYDFARHRDSEQSPPSAKS